The Flavobacterium piscisymbiosum genome includes a region encoding these proteins:
- a CDS encoding fumarylacetoacetate hydrolase family protein — protein MKIICIGRNYTNHIEELKNERPAEPVVFMKPDSAVLLKQHPFVIPEFSEEIHHEIEIIVKINKVGKYIEPKFAHKYYDEISVGIDFTARDLQDKLKAKGLPWEKAKAFDGSAVIGDFLPKTDFISMENLTFELTNNSKTVQKGNTSFMLWKIDELVSYVSQFFTLKIGDIIFTGTPEGVASVKPNDVLEGFLEDKKLFRIQVK, from the coding sequence TCCAGCAGAACCGGTGGTTTTTATGAAACCGGATTCGGCAGTTTTGTTAAAGCAGCATCCGTTTGTAATACCCGAATTTTCTGAAGAAATTCATCACGAAATAGAGATAATTGTTAAAATTAATAAGGTAGGAAAGTACATCGAACCTAAGTTTGCTCACAAATACTACGATGAGATAAGTGTAGGTATCGATTTTACTGCCAGGGATTTACAGGATAAATTGAAAGCAAAAGGATTGCCTTGGGAAAAAGCAAAAGCATTTGATGGCTCTGCGGTGATTGGAGACTTTTTACCAAAAACCGATTTTATTTCGATGGAAAATCTTACATTTGAGTTAACAAACAATTCTAAAACAGTTCAAAAAGGGAATACAAGCTTCATGCTTTGGAAAATTGATGAGCTTGTTTCGTACGTATCGCAATTTTTCACTTTAAAAATTGGTGATATCATTTTTACAGGAACTCCTGAAGGTGTCGCTTCGGTGAAACCTAATGATGTTTTAGAAGGCTTTTTAGAAGATAAAAAATTATTTAGAATACAAGTAAAATAA